The following is a genomic window from Pseudomonadota bacterium.
ATTCCTAAGCAGCTTCGCAAGCTGCACGGCCGGTTTCGACCAGTTATTTTGGGACGGGCCCTAACGATCCGGTAGCAAGGGCCGACTGGTCGTAAGGAGGAGTTTGACCCGCTTACAAGTTCTGATAGCGTATTACAGGTAGGATCGATGCCATGCTGCCACCGTTCATCATCGAGCAGATCCGAAAACGGGAAGAGAAGGCGCCGCCGGCCCACCCCTTCCTGGAGCTGCCGCTGCCGGTTCCTCTGGTGCCCGAGGAGAGCGACAGCAGCGACGACGGCGAGGGCACTGTGACTATCGTGGATCCTGGTGACTCTGTCACGGACTTCACCATCACACAGATTTGATCTTCCGCTGCTGATCTTCCGATCCAGGGCCGCTAGCCTCGGGTAATCTCGTTCCAGCCGCGCTGCAGCTCTTCCAGGGCAAAGCCTGCTCCATCAGCGAAGATTCCCGTGGTCTCGCGCACGGCCAGCAGGTACACGCGCGAGCCGGCGACAGCCACGAACTCGCCGCTCACCTCGACGGAGAGGCGGCTGGCAAGATAAGCGTTGACCGGCGCCACGTGCGTAGCGCTCAGGGAGTCAGCGCCGATGCCCTTGAACACCGGATTGTTCTCGGTAAGGCGGGTGCGTGCCAGGGGCGCGACGGTGTTGACCCGAATCCCTTGGCGCCGCAGCTCCATGGCGGCGGAACGGGCGAACCCCATCAATCCAGCGAAGGCAGCAGTCAAGCTGCTCTGGTGCGGGCTGCCAAACAAGGCGCTGGCACCGGCGCTCAGAACGATCGATCCTCCGTTTCCCTGGCGCGCCATCGTTTGGGCGCCGGCGCGCGTGAGCCGGATGCTGGATCGCAGCTGCACGTTCATGACGGCGTCCAGGTCGTCGTCCGACATCCGGAGCAGTTGCCGGTTGCGTGCAACCCCCGCGCACGCGATCACAGCGTCCAGGCGCCCGAACTCGTCCATGGCTCTCTCTGTCAGGCGCCTGGGCCCCTCGCGCCCCGAAACGTCCTCGTGGCTGGCAACAGCCACTCCGCCCAGCGCGACGATCTCGTTGGCAACACGATCCGAGACGCTGCTGTCCGCGCCCCGACCGGCAGCGTCGCAGCCAAGGTCGTCGGCGAGGACACGAGCGCCTTCCCTCCCGCACAGCAATGCCGTGGCACGGCCGATGCCTCGGCCGGCGCCGGTAACGATAACGACCTGCTCGTCAAGGCAACCCATGCAGGGTTCCACAACCCGCCATCTGTAACACAAAACCGAGCTTCGGTTCGATGTCGTCGTCTGCTGGTGGACTTTGCGCTACACTGATCCGGGGTGACGAGCGTTCAGTTTGCGCGCTACGAGCTGATTCGGAAGATCGCCGCAGGTGGGCAGGCGGAGGTGTTCCTTGCGCGCCAGTGGGGCCAGGCCGATTTTTTTAACGATCTGGTGATCAAACGCCTGTTCCGCCACCTGGCCGACGATCCCCGCACGCTGCGGCTGTTCCAGGACGAAGCTCGACTCATGGCCGAGCTTTCGCATCCCAGCGTTCCTCAAGTGTTCGAGCTGGGGCTGGCGGACGGGCACTGGTACATGGCCATGGAGTACGTTCCTGGATTCACCCTGGGCGAGCTTCAGGTGGCGGGGACACGCGCGGCACAACCCATGCCGCTGGGTGTGGCTCTGGGCATCGCGATCCAGCTCTGTGAGGGATTGCACCACGGGCACGAGCGTCGCGACCACGCGAGCGTGCCCATGCGCATCGTCCATCGCGACGTGAGCCCTGACAACGTCATGGTGACCCCCGACGGGGTAGTGAAGATCCTAGATTTTGGCGTGGCACAAAGCTCGGGACGCACGACCCCGGATCTGGGAACCGTGGGCACGTACGCCTACATGGCGCCGGAGCAGGTGCGCGGCTTGCCCCTGGATAAGCGCGCCGACGTTTTCGCCATCGGCGTGCTTCTGTACGAGCTCACAACCGGGTGTCGGGCGTTCACCGGTTCGGACGTCCAGGTGATGACCGCCATCGTCGAGCGCGATCCCCCGCCTCCCTCGCAGCTCCGTGCCGACTACCCCAGCGACGTGGAGGCCACGGTGCTGGCCGCGCTCGCTCGCAACCGACAGCAGCGGACCTCGAGCGCCGGGCAGCTGGCCCTGCAGCTGGAACAGCTCGCCATCCGCCACTCGCTGCTCACGGGTCCCCGGGTCGTGGCGCGGCACGTGCGCCGCATGTTTCCCTACGAACCGGTTGCCGACAGGAGCGTGGGGTTTGTTTCGAGCGCGCCCTGGACCGACCCCCGGCTGCGGGGCTAGCCATAGCCTAGCCTGGCTATTGCTAAGGCAAGTCCACTCTCTCGGGTGCGGGCACATCGGGCTCGTCGTCGCCGAGCAGCTCGCCCAGCATGCGCAGCGCGTCGGTGGTTGTGAACAGGCCCACGACGTGTCCTGCATCGATCACCACCGCGCACCCGTACTTGCGCCGAAAAAGCTCGCGAACGACCCGCACCAGCGGCATGTCGGGTGTAACGGCGTAGGGCTCCGGCGTCATGGCCTCCTCCACCAGCACCTTGTCCGGATCCAGGGGGCCCAATGCCTCGACCAACGCGATATCCCGCTCGCTGACGATGCCCACCAGCTGCCCCTGGTGCAGCACGGGCAAGTGCCGCACACCGTGCTTGCGCATGCGTTCCGAGGCGCGCGCCATGGGCTGGTCGCGTCCGATCGAATGCGGCCACAAGGTCATGTGAGCGCCCACGAGACGTGGCTGCGACGCCATCGAAGCTCCCGCTTTCACAGTGTTTCCGACAAAGGGTAGGCCGGCCGGTGTCCTCACCTTGTCGCGTGGCGACCCGTCGTGCAAGGCCTCCAGCTGTCCGACCGCACACTGGCTGCGGCTTCACGTCCGCAGCCGGCGTAACGGATCGACTGCACGTCGCGAACCATGGAGTTCACGGTCGGAGTGTGGCAGGCTTTGCGCCCCCGTGGAACCAAGGGCCCGTCCCAGAATAACTCGATCGGCTGCGGCCGTGCAGGGCGGCGCGCCCTGAGAACCTAGCACAGCGCGTGCGAAGGGACTGCGCTGAGAAAGGCATCGATTGCACATGAAGAACCTCAAACACTCCTTCCTTGCCCTGGCCATCGCGCTGATCGCTGGCTGCGGCGGTGCCGCTCGGGGAGGTGGGGCGAGCCATGCCGGTGAGGTTGCTGCGGAGTACGCGGGACCGATCGCGTCAACCGATGCGAAGCACGGAGCCTTGCGTTTCGACGACGTCTGCGGGATGTGTCATCCGGACGGCGAGGAGGACATCGGCCCGTCGCTTCTGAACAAGCGCTTGCTGCCGGGACACGTGCGCAAACAAATCCGTGAGGGATCCGACGACATGCGTCCTATCGGGCTCGATAAGCTGAGCGATGAGGACATGGAGGCGGTACTGGCGTATCTGGTCAGCCTTGGAGCCGTGAAGGGCGATACAGCCGAGCCAGCAGGGCATGCCGGCGGCCCCGGCAAGGGCGGTCATAGCGACGGCGGTCATGCTGACGAGCAGGGCGGCGGACAGCAGGGCGGCGGGCAGGACGAGGGCGCTCACGACAGCGAGCGCTCCGGGGACTCCCACGATGGGGGGGACGCCGGGCAGGCCCACGACAAGGGGCATCATTAGAAGCTAGAGTTGCCACCGACGTATTCACACCGATCGGCGCGCTCGCTGCATCGCCGCGCGGAATAAACGTGTGCCTTGTGCGTCCATCTTGGCAACACATGAGCGAGGTAGACATGACACGCTTTGGGGTATCTCTATTGATATCGGGAATCGCCATTTCCGCGAGCCTGGGGTTGGTTTGGGAGGCGCAGGCGTCGGACGACGAGTGTAAGGCCAAGGGCGCTTGCCCCTTACACGACTGGATGGAGAGCAACCTCAAGCCCGCTACCAAGGAAAAGAACACGGAAAAGATGGCCGAGCTGTTGGCCAAAGTGGAAGCGTTTGTTCCGGACCCCGCCTGGAAGAAGGACTGGCTGACGATCGCCCAGAAGGGCGCCGAGCAGGCCAAGAAGGGGGACTACAAGGCAGCACGACGCTCCTGCAAGGGGTGCCATAAGAAGTTCCGCAAGAAGTATCAGGCAACGTATCGTTCGCGCAAACTCGCCCCTTCGGCGTCGGGGCACTAGTAGCGCTTGCCAGGGATTGCGATCGACGGCGTTGAGCGCTGGCGGTGGTACTAGCTGTTCCCATTCCGAAACGCCCGTTCCCGTTCAGAATGGATGCCAGAGCGAGCGCGCCCGCAGGAGCGGAGCGAAGGAATAGCAGCGCTATTTCGAGCTTCGGTCCGAGGACGAAAGCCGCTCTGGCGCCATTCCGAACGGGAACTAGCTGTTGGACAGCGATAGCACCGTGTAGAACACACCCTGGTCACGCGCGATACGCAGCAGCGCCTTGCCATCTTGGAGCGCCCTGTGGACCTGGGCGCTGGAGCGCACCTCCTTCCCGTCGGCCTCCAGGATGATGTCGCGGGGGCTCAGTCCTGCGCGAGCAGCCGGTGAGCCGGGGGCCACCTGGACCACAGCCACACGGCCCTTGCCGCGGTGACCGAGCCTGCGTGCGAGCTGGGGCGTGAGATTCTCCAGACGCAGACCAAAGGCCTGCGCGCGACCCTGGCGTGTGCCCTTGCCGCGTCTTGATCGGCTGGAGTCGCTGACCGGACGTTCTCCAGTCTTGAGGGACACCTTGACGATGCGCCCCTGGCGAGCGATCCCGAGCTTGACGATGCTTCCGACCTCCTTCGCCAGGATCGTCCGCGGCAGGTCCTTCCCTTTGTTCAAGGCGATCCCATCGACCGATACGATCACGTCTCCTTGCTTCAGCTTCGCCCGATCCGCGGGGCCGCCCCGCTCGACGTAGTTGATGAGAACGCCCCGGCCGCCGCGCACGTTGAACGCTTTGGCCAACTCCGTGGTCAGCTCCTGGTAGCCTACGCCGATCCACGAGCGCCGGACCTCGCCGGTCTCGATGACCTGCTTGACCACCTGCCGGGCGAGATTGGAGGGGACCGCGAACCCGATGCCGACGTTGGCCCGACCCACGATCATGGTGTTGATCCCCAGGACCTCACCCTGGAGGTTCACCAGCGGCCCCCCGGAGTTGCCAGGGTTGATGCTCGCGTCGGTCTGCAGATAATCCTCGATCTTGTTGACACCCATCGAGCCTCTGCCCACGGCACTGAGCACACCTGCGGTCACCGTGTAGTCCAGGCCGAACGGCGAGCCAATCGCGACCACCCACTCGCCGACCCGGGCCTTGCTTGAATCGGCCAGGGCGGTGGCGGGGAGCTTGGCGGCCGGCACTCGAATCACCGCAAGATCCGTCGTGGGATCGGTTCCCACGACCTCGGCTGTCAGCTCGCGACCGTCCTTTAGAGCGACCTGGATCTCGTCTGCATCGGCGACGACGTGGTGGTTCGTGAGAATATAGCCGTCCGGCCGTACCACGACCCCGGAGCCGTTGCCTTTTCGCACGCGCCAGGGGTTGGCGTCGTTACCAAACAACCAATGGCCCGCATTACGAGCTCGCTGTTCGGTACGGATGCTCACCACGCTGGGCGAGACGCGCTGCGCCACGTCCGCGATCGCTTGGCTCAGTTGCGCGGGCGCCGCTGTTGCCGGGGTCGCGGTGGCGGGACCTAACAGCAACACCGATACCCAGCCAAAATAGCTTGCCGATCGCGCCCAACGCCGGCGGATTTCATGCTCGTGGATTGCGTGCTGCAAAGCTCCTCCAGTCCCGGAAAACCAGGTAGGGTGCCTCCCTCGTTGTAAGCGGTAACACCGGCCGGAGGGGTTCTATTCTCTTCCTACCATCGGTGGGCTGCCATTGGCCGACCGGCGGAGCGCCGGTGCGAAGCTCGCCCGTTCACCAAACAGGCACGGCCATTGGAGATAGCAGCTACCGAGAAACTCGTCCTAGCACCCGCTCGATGTCGGCTCCTGATGGGTTTTGAAACACGCGCAGCTCGAAATGGGGAATCACGGCGATCAAATGGTCGAATATGTCGGCCTGGATCGCCTCGTAGCTGGACCATACCTGATCCGCACTAAAGACGTAGACCTCCAGCGGAAGCCCCGTGGAACCGGGCTGCAGCTGCCGTACCAGGAAGGTCATAGAGGGGTGCACGTTGGGATTGCGTCGCAAATACGCGATGACGTAGGCGCGAAAGGTGCCGAGGTTCGTGAGCCGCCTGCCGTCCGCGATCTGCGCCGGATTCACTCCTTGCTGGCGGTTGTGGTCTTCCACCTCCTTGCGCTTGCTCCGGACGTAGTCGGAAATGAGCCCGATACTCTCGAACCGATCGAGCATGGCCGGTGTACAGAACTTGACACTACTTATGTCGATAGAGATGTCGCGCTTGATACGTCTGCCTCCCGATTCGGACATGCCGCGCCAGTTCTTGAAGCTGTCGCTAATCAGATTGTAGGTCGGTATGGTCGTGATGGTCTTGTCCCAGTTGCGTACCTTCACGGTGTTGATGGTCAGATCGACAACATCGCCGTCGGCGCCGTATTTGGGCACTTCGATCCAGTCGCCGAGCCGCACCATGTCGTTGGCGATCAATTGGATGCTGCCCACGAAACCCAGGATCGTGTCCTTGAACACGAGCATGATGACCGCGGTTAGCGCCCCGAGGCCCGTGAGGAAGCCCCAAGGAGAGCGATCGAGCAGCATCGCGAGAATCAAGATCGCTGCTACGACATAGAGCGCGAGCTTGGCGACCTGGACGTAGGTCTTGATAGGCCGGGCGCGCGAGATCCCCAGTGTCTCGTAAACGTCCAGCACCGCGCTAAGGAGCGCATCCGCAGCGAGCGATCCGATCAGGATCATGTAGGCTACGACGATGCGGTGAATGGCGGCCTGCAGGTCCGCTTGCTCCGGCACAGCCAGCGGCAGCAGGCTGTAGAGCACCGCGGCCGGAGCGATGCGGGCCAATCTGTCGAAGACGCCCCGCGCGACGAGCGCATCATCCCAGGTCGTCTTGGTCTTGCCGACGAAAGCCCTGATCCAGTGCAGGAGCCAGCGGCGGGCAAGCAGGTTCGCGATCAGGCTGGCGATGACCACGCCGAATACAAACACTGTCTGTGCCGCGAGACGCCCCGCGCTGGGCGGGACGCCATAGCGGGCGAGCGCTTGCGTGATCCAATCGAGAAGCTCCGGCACGGCGCGGTTGTCCTAGGCTATCCTAAGGCGCTGGACCAGCCCGAAGTAGCCCTTGCTGGGCGGCTGGCTTGAGCACGCTCTGCATTCGGTCTATTTGCTAGGGATGATGACTCGAATCTCAGGGCAATCAAACACGCACTCGCGCTACGTGAAGTCGGGGGCATGCGTGAGGTCGGGCGAAACCGGGGCGGGTCGTGGCCCTGGGAGGCGTCATGCAGCGGTTCTTGTGGGTTGGGTGCTCGCCGCAGGCGTCCTGTCGGGCTGCAGTTGTGGCGATGACCCCATTGCAGATATCGACGCTGGCGACGATGCCGGTGCAGGGCCCGATGCCATGGGTTTGGAGTCGGGGGCGATCATCCCGAGGCCGGATGGTGCGCTGCCATCCACGCCGGCGGGGCCGGTGATGTGCGGCTTCGAGCGCTGCCCCGCGATACCGGGGGAGTTCGCATTGTTCGCGCGAACCTGCTGCACCGCCGTGGAAAACACGTGCGGCGTGGAAGTGGACAAGTGCCACCCCTTCAACCAACCGGGTGTCCTAGATCCCAACTGCCCCGACGTGACGCTCCAGGTCGTGGATCCAAGAACGGGAATGCCCCTCAGCGACAGTTTCAAGGGTTGCTGCCGTCCCGACAACCGATGCGGGCTCGACATGGGCCTCGGTGGCAAGACGTACATGCTCGGCTGCGTGCGGCGCACAGCCGTGTTCTTCGCGAGCTTGAACGACATCGCATGTACCCTGGTCAACCCTGGCGACGCTGGCGTGGACGGCGCGCAGGGCGACGCCGCGCTCGACGCCTCGCAGGAAGCGGGAACGCCGGATGCGGCAACCGGCGACGCGACGCTGGTTGTGCCGGACGCCGGCGTCCGGGACGCGGTTGTCCCGGACGCCCAATGATCCTAGCGGCCGCCTCGTCGCTGCCGGCCGCCTCTGCCGCGGTCTCGGTCACGCCCGCCACCAACGCCGCCGAATCCGCTGTTGCGGGGGGGGGGGCCACCGCCAAAGCCGCCCCGGCCACCGGTACGTGCTCGAGCTTCGTTGACCGTAAGGGAACGTCCGTCCAATTCCGCCCCGTTCATTTCTTCGATCGCCGCATCCGCAGCGCTCGAATCGCTAAAGGTCACGAAGCCAAAGCCGCGTGAGCGGTTGGTTTCGCGGTCCGTCATCAGCTTGCAGTCCTCGAGCTCCCCAAACTGCTCAAATGCGGCACGCAGACCGGCCTCGTCCGTGGCCCAAGCAAGGCCGCCTACAAACACTCTCTTTGACATTCGTTACGTTTCCTTTTCCAGGTAGTACAATCCAGTTGCGGGTAACACAGGCCAGGCCGCATCGCCGCTTGGCTGCATCGCCGATGGGTGGATGCTGCGACACATAGCACAAGTCGGCGCCGCTGCGAGCGTCGGCTGGAGACTGTAGGGTGTGACGGCCTACCTGGAAGCTCGGATGTGCACAAACTGCGCGCAGCCGGGCTCGCCACCTGATGCCCCGATGAGCTATCCGGTGCCGCCGTAGCGGGCGGGAGGGGGCGTGCTTATGCGGGCCACGCCCAGCAGCTCGGACATCAGCTCGGCGCTCAAGGGCTTGTCGACTACACGCATTCCCCTCGGCCGATCGACGTCAGTCCCTGTCATGATCACCACACGGTCGCCCAAGTGCCTGTCGTGCGTCCTGAGTGCCTTCACGAACTCCTTTCCAGTCATGCGCGGCATGTGGAGATCGCACAGCACCAGGGAGAAATCCCGCCTTGTTGCGAGATCCAGCGCGTGCTCGGGGTCAGTGGTTCCCACGACATCTGCATAGCGGCCGAGCCAGCGCTCGAGCGCGCGCACAACGCCCTCCTCATCGTCCAGCACCAGCACGCTAGGGCGTCCGCTGCGGAACAGGG
Proteins encoded in this region:
- a CDS encoding SDR family NAD(P)-dependent oxidoreductase, whose protein sequence is MGCLDEQVVIVTGAGRGIGRATALLCGREGARVLADDLGCDAAGRGADSSVSDRVANEIVALGGVAVASHEDVSGREGPRRLTERAMDEFGRLDAVIACAGVARNRQLLRMSDDDLDAVMNVQLRSSIRLTRAGAQTMARQGNGGSIVLSAGASALFGSPHQSSLTAAFAGLMGFARSAAMELRRQGIRVNTVAPLARTRLTENNPVFKGIGADSLSATHVAPVNAYLASRLSVEVSGEFVAVAGSRVYLLAVRETTGIFADGAGFALEELQRGWNEITRG
- a CDS encoding serine/threonine protein kinase, with translation MTSVQFARYELIRKIAAGGQAEVFLARQWGQADFFNDLVIKRLFRHLADDPRTLRLFQDEARLMAELSHPSVPQVFELGLADGHWYMAMEYVPGFTLGELQVAGTRAAQPMPLGVALGIAIQLCEGLHHGHERRDHASVPMRIVHRDVSPDNVMVTPDGVVKILDFGVAQSSGRTTPDLGTVGTYAYMAPEQVRGLPLDKRADVFAIGVLLYELTTGCRAFTGSDVQVMTAIVERDPPPPSQLRADYPSDVEATVLAALARNRQQRTSSAGQLALQLEQLAIRHSLLTGPRVVARHVRRMFPYEPVADRSVGFVSSAPWTDPRLRG
- a CDS encoding CBS domain-containing protein, which gives rise to MASQPRLVGAHMTLWPHSIGRDQPMARASERMRKHGVRHLPVLHQGQLVGIVSERDIALVEALGPLDPDKVLVEEAMTPEPYAVTPDMPLVRVVRELFRRKYGCAVVIDAGHVVGLFTTTDALRMLGELLGDDEPDVPAPERVDLP
- a CDS encoding cytochrome c; the protein is MKNLKHSFLALAIALIAGCGGAARGGGASHAGEVAAEYAGPIASTDAKHGALRFDDVCGMCHPDGEEDIGPSLLNKRLLPGHVRKQIREGSDDMRPIGLDKLSDEDMEAVLAYLVSLGAVKGDTAEPAGHAGGPGKGGHSDGGHADEQGGGQQGGGQDEGAHDSERSGDSHDGGDAGQAHDKGHH
- a CDS encoding Do family serine endopeptidase, whose amino-acid sequence is MLLLGPATATPATAAPAQLSQAIADVAQRVSPSVVSIRTEQRARNAGHWLFGNDANPWRVRKGNGSGVVVRPDGYILTNHHVVADADEIQVALKDGRELTAEVVGTDPTTDLAVIRVPAAKLPATALADSSKARVGEWVVAIGSPFGLDYTVTAGVLSAVGRGSMGVNKIEDYLQTDASINPGNSGGPLVNLQGEVLGINTMIVGRANVGIGFAVPSNLARQVVKQVIETGEVRRSWIGVGYQELTTELAKAFNVRGGRGVLINYVERGGPADRAKLKQGDVIVSVDGIALNKGKDLPRTILAKEVGSIVKLGIARQGRIVKVSLKTGERPVSDSSRSRRGKGTRQGRAQAFGLRLENLTPQLARRLGHRGKGRVAVVQVAPGSPAARAGLSPRDIILEADGKEVRSSAQVHRALQDGKALLRIARDQGVFYTVLSLSNS
- a CDS encoding mechanosensitive ion channel family protein, producing MPELLDWITQALARYGVPPSAGRLAAQTVFVFGVVIASLIANLLARRWLLHWIRAFVGKTKTTWDDALVARGVFDRLARIAPAAVLYSLLPLAVPEQADLQAAIHRIVVAYMILIGSLAADALLSAVLDVYETLGISRARPIKTYVQVAKLALYVVAAILILAMLLDRSPWGFLTGLGALTAVIMLVFKDTILGFVGSIQLIANDMVRLGDWIEVPKYGADGDVVDLTINTVKVRNWDKTITTIPTYNLISDSFKNWRGMSESGGRRIKRDISIDISSVKFCTPAMLDRFESIGLISDYVRSKRKEVEDHNRQQGVNPAQIADGRRLTNLGTFRAYVIAYLRRNPNVHPSMTFLVRQLQPGSTGLPLEVYVFSADQVWSSYEAIQADIFDHLIAVIPHFELRVFQNPSGADIERVLGRVSR
- a CDS encoding RNA-binding protein, with amino-acid sequence MSKRVFVGGLAWATDEAGLRAAFEQFGELEDCKLMTDRETNRSRGFGFVTFSDSSAADAAIEEMNGAELDGRSLTVNEARARTGGRGGFGGGPPPRNSGFGGVGGGRDRDRGRGGRQRRGGR